The following are encoded in a window of Blastocatellia bacterium genomic DNA:
- a CDS encoding Gfo/Idh/MocA family oxidoreductase produces MKKVVWGVLGVARIATQKVIPAMQRGAWSEVRAIASRDYHRAEAAARELGIPTAYGAYEELLADPQIEAVYIPLPNHLHVPMTIQAAEAGKHVLCEKPIALSADEARQLIAVRDRTGRRIEEAFMVRTHPQWLAALDLVRQGRIGELRAISGVFSYFNRDPQNIRNRPEYGGGALMDIGCYLVAMSRYLFQGEPRRVMALIERDPEMQVDRLTSGILDFAGGQSTFVCSTQMVAYQRVQIFGARGRIEIEIPFNAPPDRPTRIFIDDGSSLFGEGVETVELPIVDQYTIQGDRFSQAIREDLPSRYPLEDAVQNMAIIDALLRSAASQQWQTP; encoded by the coding sequence ATGAAGAAAGTCGTGTGGGGTGTGCTGGGCGTTGCCAGGATCGCAACGCAGAAAGTGATTCCGGCGATGCAGCGCGGCGCGTGGTCCGAGGTGCGGGCCATCGCCTCAAGGGATTATCACAGGGCCGAAGCCGCAGCCCGCGAGCTCGGCATTCCCACCGCTTATGGCGCTTACGAAGAACTGCTCGCCGACCCGCAGATCGAAGCCGTCTACATCCCGCTGCCCAATCACCTGCATGTGCCGATGACGATTCAAGCCGCCGAAGCCGGCAAGCATGTGCTTTGCGAAAAACCGATTGCCTTGTCGGCAGACGAAGCGCGCCAGTTGATCGCCGTGCGCGACCGAACGGGTCGCCGCATCGAAGAAGCCTTCATGGTGCGCACGCACCCGCAATGGCTGGCGGCGCTCGACCTTGTGCGACAGGGGCGCATCGGCGAGCTGCGCGCCATTAGCGGCGTGTTCAGCTACTTCAACCGCGACCCGCAGAACATTCGTAACCGGCCCGAATATGGCGGCGGCGCGCTGATGGACATCGGTTGTTATCTGGTGGCGATGTCGCGTTACCTGTTTCAAGGCGAGCCGCGTCGCGTGATGGCTTTGATCGAGCGCGACCCTGAGATGCAGGTTGATCGGCTGACTTCAGGCATTCTCGATTTTGCCGGCGGGCAATCTACTTTCGTGTGCAGCACGCAGATGGTGGCTTATCAGCGCGTGCAAATCTTTGGCGCGCGCGGGCGCATCGAGATCGAGATTCCCTTCAACGCGCCGCCCGACCGCCCGACGCGCATCTTCATCGACGATGGCTCAAGCCTGTTCGGTGAAGGCGTCGAGACCGTCGAGCTTCCCATCGTTGACCAGTACACGATTCAAGGCGACCGGTTCTCGCAGGCGATTCGCGAAGACCTGCCGTCGCGCTATCCGCTCGAAGACGCCGTGCAGAACATGGCCATCATTGACGCGCTCTTGCGCTCGGCGGCGTCTCAGCAATGGCAGACACCCTGA